AAACATGTAACGCGTATGGATTACTTTATAATGACTCGCCTTATAACATACAAATAATGAGACGTGCCTAACGCATCAGAGCCATACCATTTATTTGGGAAACCAAAgcctttattttgtaaataacaAGCAACTTTGAAGCTTaaacttgtgttttctttacatAAAATAATGAATCTGATATGCAGGAGGTGGGGATTGGATGTTAATggtgaaaagaaacacacatacacacactcttacTATATTTGATGCATATATGTACACCTAGATGTCCTAGACACCAAAGCACTGAAACATAAACTTGCCTCAGCCTTTTGAGATAAAGCAAATTAAAGAGAATTATTGATGACCTGCAAACTGTTTGAAGACTAATGACAAAACTGCTGCTTCCTGTGAAGAAGAGAGGCTTAGAGACCCCCCGCGGGGAGATTGACAcctgccacacgcacacacacaccctcattcAGTGTGTGTACAGAGAGTATTTACTCTTAGCAGGGGGCAGCTTTCATGTTGGAGATCAGACCTCAGAGCTGACTGAAGGCACTGTTTTCAGACTGCGGTTTGACTGCCGTCTCTGTCGCTGCGCCGCCCCTCATCCAGGCATCGCCATGTGTTTGTACTcggcttcttcctcttcatcaatgATTTGTCCATCTTCTCCTGCCGTCTCCCCTGTCTTGCTGCGCAGCGGACATAGCCCAGCGCTACCGCATCACCAAGTACCCAACGCTGAAGTTGTTTCGCAAtgggatgatgatgaagagggagtacaggggtcagaggtcggtgGCGGCCATCGCTGACTTCATCCGCCAGCAGCAGGTCGACCCAGTGAAAGAGATTAACTCGATGGAGGAGGTTAAAACTCTTGATGTGAGTGACACACACGGTTTACAAAAACATTGCAGATGCTACATCTTTATGGAAAAGAAACGGTATAATTTCCTATTCCACAGAGGAGCAAGAGAAATGTCATCGCTTTCTTCGAAAAAAGGGACTCTGATAACTACCACGCTTTTGAAAAAGTCGCCAACATACTTCGTGATGACTGCACGTTCTTGGCTGCCTTTGGGTGAGATCctatttattttagatttaagTTCTTCAGTTGCCGTTTGTCTGAACATTTCCTTCCATTACTATAGAGCCGTATCTGAGGCTGAACGCTTCAGTGGAGACAATGTCATCTACAAGCCTGTGGGGGAGAGCGTCCCTGACATGGTCTACCTTGGCTCCCTTAGCAATTTTGATCTGACCTATGCCTGGACCCAGGACAAGTGTGTCCCTCTGGTCAGGGAGATCACCTTTGAAAATGGAGAGGTTTGtgactcttttaaaaaaacattttttttatagagGTCTGTCTGCTTGACCTTTCTTCTTATTATACAATACTAAACGTGCAAATCTGAATAACCAGATGTACATTAAGAGTATTTACCCCAAAAAACAGCCTGGGGGTATTTACCAATGTGAGAGTAGTCCGTCAGCTGAGACCCGGAAAGTCCCTGACTCTATTTGTCATTGTGCGTATTTGTATTCTTTCAGGAGCTGACGGAAGAAGGAATCCCTTTCCTCATTTTATTCCATGTTAAAGAAGACACCGAGAGTTTGGAGAAGTTCCAGCATGAAGTAGCTCGCCAGCTCATCAGCGAGAAAGGTGAGGCCTTGTGTTTTGTGGCATTTCGTTCCCGTCATTACTCATAAGCCAAATGGCTTTGTGTGCAGAAGTGTTCATAACGTTGGTGTCCCATTCTCCAGGGTCTATAAACTTCCTGCACGCAGACTGTGAGAAGTTCCGTCATCCTCTGCTCCATATCCAGAAAACTCCTGCCGATTGTCCCGTCATTGCTATCGACTCATTCAGACACATGTATGTCTATCCCGACTTTAAAGACCTCAAGTAAGTGCcacttttcccttttaaaatgaactgtATGTGTGCAGCATTATGGCCCTTAAACATGCATATTATCACTCTCTGctaaattattttattgtgttgtCCTTTTGAACAATGCTTGTACCTATTTTTTTTGCAACTCTGTGTGcactttcctttttaaacatttacaaaaatattttaaaaaatagggcctgggttttttttcatgcaaaaaAGACACTAAGTGAAAACCATAAATGCAGCCATAATTAACAAATAATCACCCACATGTCAGATTAGTCTGATATATTTAGCAatcttttgaacatttttttaaccgTATATGAAAATGTTCATAACAAGATCTCCCTAAATTAACCTGATTTCATtcaccaaccacacacacacacacacacacaccataatcCACTATGCACTCAACAACAGTTGAAATGTCACACCTCCTAAAATCTGTCTTTTATGAATGGGCCATGACACCGGAGCTAATGTGACATGATTTGGCACGTGCAATAAGTGCTAAACTAATCCAGTCCAATCTAATTTAATCTTATTTATTCGGCCCCCCACCTCTCGGCCTCCCCCAGTCCCCAATCAGAGTTTGATCAGCTAGACAGAAGCCCTGAGGACTGACCAGCCCTCCACAACCTAATTACATCACATCAACCCTGCATGGGGCACACAGCTTGTTATTACATTAgcacagtgtatatatatatatatatatatatatatattaaagacatgcacacatacatgtatgtgtgtgtttgcgtgcatgtcTGCATGCTGCTCTGACACACATGGTTAGCAACAGCCCATGACCTGTCATTAACAAGCACACTTGACAGGACCGTGTTGATATGGATTAATGCCGCTCAGAGACACGTCCGCAGGGGCTGATGTCCTCTGCCGCGAGCTGCTTCGTCTCGTGTcaactttatttcttaatttgGGCTATTGGAATGCTTTCGCCGAACAGAGTTGCTATTGAGAGGCACGCATGAGTTACAaattttgttgttgtcatgaAATTCATGACTGGTTTAGTCCTGTCCTGTACAAGTGCAGATGAACTCAATCTCTtcataaagggaagaaaactgCTGCGAATCCTAATGTGATCTGAATGGTATTGTAACATAAAGATTAACCTTAATCAACTTAATATTCAGGTCCcattgcatcatcatcatcatcacggcCAACATTTTTTAAGatagtttttctttgttttgggcATCATTTAGCATTAGTACTTCTACATTTAGTAGCTGTTAAGGAAAGTCCTGCGGCTCGCAGCTGCCTGgagatccacttgcaggtggccGTCCAGGGTGAAGCTCTTTAAAAGAACACCTGACCTCGTCGCACCCTCCTGTCACCATGAcattttgtcctccaccagcctccacccccccccgactGTCATATACTTTTACTTCTCTTCAGGATGCAGATTAGGTCCTTCGTTGATTGCAGGTTTGGTGTTTCGTACCCAGACAGTtcaccacaaaataaaaaatacatacttTTGTTCTGCTTACCTACCGCGCAATTTATCAATGTAAATTGTTTGGTGTGAGTTGCAGAGAGAGATATCGATGGGGGAGATTTTTGCGTTCTCCCCAacttaattgaaaaaaaaaagattagattAGAAGATTAGAAAGAAAGGATTAACCTTTAATCAACTTAATATTCAGGTCCCAttgcatcatcatcaccacggCCAACATTTTTTAAGatagtttttctttgttttgggcATCATTTAGCATTAGTACTTCTACATTTAGTAGCTGTTAAGGAAAGTCCTGCGGCTCGCAGCTGCCTAGAGATCCACTTGCAGTGGCCAGTTGCACTGGCACTTGTGGTGCCAAAAGTAGTTTTGAAAAACTGCTGCGGAAATCCCGACACTGATAAGTGGGCACACCTCGCAGTGCCCACTCTCATGttagaacaagaaagtgcattaACACTGCTGCGTTCGCCAAGCACTGCTGAGCCAGCTAACATCACAGGTCAGCCGAGGAGAACAGCATTAATGTTTTCATCTTGAGCTGTCGCAAGCTGCTCGTCACACTGAGTAGATGCTCCTTCTTGGTGATTTGGTTGCCGGGTGTTGTTTGGTAGAAACCAAATAGTTCCCACGTGAAAGTGATCATGAGACAAATATGcttaaaaataattaagaaCACGGAAATTTTCTTTCATGATTGTccaatgtgtgcgtgtttttttttccttccttttttcttcctagTATCCCCGGCAAGCTGAGACAGTTTGTTCTGGACCTCCACTCTGGAAAGCTTCACCGAGAGTTTCACCACGGCCCCGACCCCACGGACAGCACGCCGGGACAGGTCTGAGTGCAGCGTCAGCACGCGCCCGTACGGAGACACCGAAGGTTGGTTTTACGTCGTCACGTGAACACTGTTTGTTTCTGACTCTTCCCCCtcaggaggagacgggaggggaATTGGCCAGCAGCCCTCCAGACAGCTCGTTCCAGAAGCTGGCGCCCAGTGAGACTCGCTACACCATCCTCAGTCGGGACCGTGACGAGCTGTGACCTCAGCAGCCTTCCAGTGATCCTGTGACTCAATGCCGTGCCCCAGggtcagggagggagggagggaggggggaaggggggtagGGTTGGGACAGGCAGCGGGACAGAACAGCAACACCCAACACCCTTACTGAGGGGATAGATctatggaagaggaggagaatgaaggggaaggagaagaagaaggagaagaacggGAGTTCAGTCCACGACACAACCATGTTGGAATAACCTATATTTTCATAACTCTTTCACGTACAGTTTTTATTTTGGATCAAACGGAGGGGGGTAAAGAAggaatcgtgtgtgtgtgggttaggGGCATTAGGACATCAAAAgaagtgtttttacttttttttttttttttttggagcttgTAAATATGTTTATGCTACATGGGAGTCTCATTGTTGGTCTAAATTAAATGCagagttttctttattttattcctttcttTTACATCACCTGGTTTTGTGTAAAGACAAATTACAGGGCTGTTCCCTCACTCCAGTTGTACGGTTCTTATCTGTGGCTAGTCGAGTTCAGCTTGTCCACTGGGAGACGCTTGTTTTGTCTCCCTGACTGCATGGCCGCATCTCAACATGACCAACTCTAGTTTAATTCATTTGTAAATTTGTAACTTATAACAGTTTGAAGGAGCTTTATCTCCACatcttttgcacacacacattctgaaagaagagaaaacaacacaatttgAAATACTTTGTAGCAgacatcattttaaaacatgaCTTGACACAGAAGATTAAGAGTCTGAGCTACTCCACCCTGTTGAGATGCACCCCTTCTCTCCCTGGTACTAGATGGTTCTTGGTTATAGTGCTTATAAAAAGTATTGCCCCCTGCAACCTTTTTATTCCTAACGGTTTAAGAACAGTTTATGTAAttaggattttatttttcaccCGGATCAAGAGAAAACACTGTAATGTCAAAGCGAATGAGCCGTATGGCCACGATACTAAATTGTGTTTagtaaagcaaaacaaaaaaaagaacatgatcCAAACAGGAAGCCCGGTGGAGCGAGCGGCGAGCAACGTCAAGCTGCCGCCATCGTGTGTGGAGGCTCCTTGGCGGCTTCCTGGTGCAAACGTACAGCTGTATAGAAACGTCTACCATCCTTAACATTAAACTAAAACTACACCGGATTTCAAAGAAGAATGTGGAATAATTCATGTCCAGATGTGTAGACCTGTTACAGGCCTATTGATGTAGACCCAAGGCTGTAACTGTTGCCAAAGGTGCCTCTTTTAATTATTGTCTTGAAGGACATGAAAAGTTGTGCAATTGGGAATTTATTTGAAATTGTGTAACGATGTGTAACCCAAGAATCTGAATCTTATTTTGATGTTAGTTACTTAAAGCTGATTATCTCCACCACCACTGTAAAATCTCAAAAGGCAAAGGGGGCTGGATACATTTTTAAACGTTGTGCTCCCAGGAATCAAATGGGGAAAGAAATTTGTTGTGCAATATACTTTCAAATATTCCCTAATTCATgacatgtgttgtttttcctgtttcctgttgtcAAATGTGTCATCATGCTGTGGGAGAAAAGACTTTATCCTTCCGagccgggaggggagggggggggtgggaggtgggaggtATGTGTGATGTATGGTGGAAATTTACAGTCGGCCACTTTATACAACTTCTCTCAAAACTGGTTTTGTCTCTTTATATGTGTTTGAGGTTTTGGTACAAGTCCTGTTCTCTGAGATCCTCCGAGTGTGAATGAATCCAGAAGCAGAAGCCCGATTATTAAGAGTTTGGGGAACCATTGCTAAGTTTGTACTGTGCATCCCTGCCCCTCCGTAGAGGCCGACCGATGCCTGCATAGTGACATATCAGCCCACATACAGGAGAGCAACAGGGGGCGTGAAGaagagttaaaaaataaataaatgaaagggtaaattaaaaaaacattttacagaatGTGTTTGTCTGATGCTTTTATATTCGTGTCTCTGAGCAATGTGTTTATCCACTGAATGACATTGAAAACAGGTTTTATTTGCGTCTCTCACACGTTGCAAAAGCAGATCAGTACATACAAACATTTAAGAATATCCACTTTGACACTTTTTTGTCATGTCCTTATATCTCCATATATCATTGTAGTCAACATTAGTGCAGCTGTTCACGTTGCGATATTCGTTTCCACGAGAAGGAACTTTGAGGCATGTTCACAGACTGGCAAACAAACAATATGAAAAAAGGATGCTAGTTTGAGGAGTAAACAATGTCTTAATAAACGGCTTGATTTACATTCCATACATCTGCACGGGTTTACACTCCCGCACAAGTGAAGTCACACTGTTTTTGCGGTAAGTATAACCGAAGCTTTAGTGACGCCGTTTGACAAAATGGCCGAGGTGTCCAATTGTGGTCTTAATTTATTGACAGATTTAATTTAGTAAAGATCAGTGATGTCATGCTGACACGGACAGTTGACTACAGCAGTGCACGTCGACAGCCTGCCGGCGTTCCATGTTCAGTCTCTTTAAGGCACTGCGGCACCGCCCGAGTTCTAGTCGGTGCTGCTGATTGGTCAGTCGACACAGAGGCCTCTGTGATTAGAGGCCACAACTGGTCATTTGTCCTTGTTCCGTTCTGGTGGCGGTTCACTCCGTTGTTTCATCTGTAGATCCACTCGGGCTTTGCGGTGTTTCTGGACTATGTTGCCACCTGCAAACCCCagagccccccctcccagagCCGCTGCCACCCCTGCGACTTTGAACCCGGCCAGCAGGCCGAGTGGACCTCCTAACACGCCGCCCAGCAGCGCCCCTGCAAACGGCAGCACCGTCAGCTTGTAGCCAACGgcctgcagaggagaagaagagatatGTTGTGGTTTAATTTAACATCCACATACACACCTTTTGAGTGATTGGCACTTTGTGGCTTCAAGACAGTCTGCAATAGAGTTGGGATGCATTCATCCTTTCATGATCACACGTCGACCCACAAATAAGCCTGcatgtgtaaatgtaaatcaacATCAAAGACTTTTCACATTATATCCATTTAGGAGAAATCAGAGAGATGGGGGCTCCGTGTTATTACGGCTGTTATCATCAGACTGGAAGGTGCTCTTTGCTGATGACAATTAAATatgcgcacgcacgcgcgcgcgcgcacacacacacacacacacacacacacacacacacacacacacacacacacacacacacacacacacacacacacacacacacacacacacacacacacacacacacacacacacacacacacacacacacacacacacacgcacgcgtgcAGGGACACGCACTTGATTAACACTTCACCGTTAAATTAATCTAGTTCAAAAGCGACCGTTGCTTGTCCACACCCCGGTGGCATTCGAGGGAATTTTAATTTCATCTGAGCCGAGTTAAAAGGACTCTGGGCACAGGTTGTGGAggcaggaggtgtgtgtgtgcgtgcgtgtatgtgtgtgcgtgtgtgtaatgcGGTTTGACCTGATGACAGATTACAAGCTTTCAAACACGTTAAAACATCAGACACCCCTCATCTCTTTTATCTCTCCACACACCACGTCTAATGTGCAGCCCACTGCGTCTACCAGCAACCTTACAGAGAGGGCAACCTTTATTTGCACTGCCAATTGGGtgaatttcatttatttatttcagaaatGTTAGTACTAAAGTTCCCTTTATTGGCATACGGCGATCCAATTTCAGTTTTATTGCCGATTTTAATACATCAGCACATAATTCCTGCATCCATAGACAAGTGAATGGAATTATCCCCACATCATTTAATTaaacttaaatgaaatgatATGAGTTTAGCAGAAGGGTTTCCGGAGGCTGACACTGTTCACAGTTAGAAAATGTCAAAATCCTACGCAGAGAAAAGTTTTCACTTGTGTATGTGTTGTAGATGACCAAAAGCCGGTGATTTACTCTGAGTAATACAGTCAAAAAGTTCAACATTTCAAGTGCGTGATATGTGTGAAGGAGGCCACTGAGTTGTCCTCCGGAGTAACACTCAGTGTGTTGTGTACTGTATTGATTTTGGGAGGCCGAATGCTGCGCCTGAAAAACTATTTAACAGTCATTCAAACCCCTCCttaattccacacacacacacacacacacacacacacacacacacacacacacacacacttgtcaccCCTCTCATCCTACCTCTCTATCACTCTTCCGACCCTCCACTCCTCTCGATCCCGACCCTCTCCCTATTTCCTTAATTGCAGCTTTCCTCCGTATTCGGATGGATCAATAGGGACAAATGCTGTGGAATGGCTGGGAGGCAAAGTGCCATCGATCTCCCCatctcccaaacacacacacacatcagattGTCaggacacactctctctctcacacacacacacacacacacacacacacacacacacaccttccccaGGCTCTTGGTCCCCTCCTCCACGTTGGCAGCGGCTGTGTTGACGTTGTCCTCTATGCTGTCAATCGTCTCCTGCTGGGActgatgcacacacaaacacatattaacacacacacgcaaatatgCGCATTCAtctgcagatacacacacacacacacacacacatacacacggaaACAATTTGATAGAGCTACCACCTGTTGTGTATTAAGCTTTCTTTTATCCTTCCAAATTTCTAGTCGCCAGCACAGATTAACAGGAAAGACGTAAATGAGTTTGTGTGGACGTGGTAGGTTTATTCAAAAGATATTTCACCAgccgagggggcgggggggggtcatattgtgtgtgtgtgtgtgtgtgtgtgtctgtgtgagatctCATGAAATATTCAGTAAGGCAGCTGTCTCTCTCCATGTGAGGCCTGGATGGACACAGTGACCAAACAACAGCTAGAgcactttcctcctcctcctcaccctttctccccctttcaccTCCTCGCTGCTCGCTACGAGTTACAGGTTCAGCTCTGTCTGTCAGTTCTTTTTGATGGCTTAAATGATCTTAACTAAAAAACCTGTGTGTAGTTTAGGTAGgaggaataataaaaaaggatagAATTtagctttttacatttattttatttcatgtatcACACCGATTTTTTAAGCTACAGTGATTTATTTCAATACGTTGAAAAGAAACTTATAAAGACCATTTTATCAAACTAAATAAGCTATTGTCATTCTGGAATTTTGTTTTATAAAGTGCAATCACACAATGGGCAAATAATTGTGCGGccgagacaaacaaacaacgtaCAGGtaaggagacacacaaagaaacaacacacaggtaaggagacacacaaagaaacaacacacaggTAAGGAGACAACATACAGGtaaggagacacacaaagaaacaacataCAGGtaaggagacacacaaagaaacaacataCAGGtaaggagacacacaaagaaacaaccaCTAACGTGAAGCACAACACAACCACGCACTCAGTCAGTATTTCCACTGTGTCCCAGAGCTGGAATATTACTCCCCTAACGATGTCTTCCACCCTTGAGACACCACAACAACATGTCTATGCTCTCTACTTCGCCCACCGCGccttttttatcatttattttcttaccCTAAACACATCTTCCCTCTCTGTGACTTTCTCTTTCACCGTTAATCTCCCCTTCGCTCGGCCtccctgctttttttcttcttcttctttttttccatccctGAGGATAGAGTGATAATCTGAGCCTTCTGTTCTCCACCTGCTCCGATGTATCTATTGTTCCACCTCTCCCCCCGTGGACTCCCCGCCCGGTCTACTCCTCATCCTGCCTCTGAGGCCCCAGCAGTAGTCCTGAGCCGATCTGTGTAACCTCCACCGGCGCACGCGGTCAAATACGCAGCACTTCCTGGACGTGCTGGAGGCCAGCGGCCTCTGTCGCATTGTTTTTCGTTCACACGGGGGGCGGCTTTGCGCACATGTAGATGGAGAAAAGTGATTGCATCGATCAGCCGGGAAGCACACAGTAAAGTCGTGTGTTTGTACTCACATGGACGAGCAGAGAGAACTCCGTCACCAAACTGCTTAGTTCCTTCAGGTCCTGGGAGAGAAAGAAATCCCCCGATTCATTTCACTGGGATGCCTGTCACACGAATCTACAGCTGCATTATGTCCAAACGGGACTGACAGTGACTTTAACTAATGAacatcaatattaatgtgtgttgTATGTATCACAGTAGAGCAGGAAAGAGGGGTCAGCGGAATCAGATCATCTTGCAACGATGTTTAATAATGcaggtaaccatagcaacattTTTTAGTCTATCGGAAACTCCTTTTCATGTACTTTATGCTTAGTGGTTTGGTTTTAGTTCGAACCTTTTTCAACGGAAATATTTTGAAATCTCACAGCAGGAAAAGCCCAATATTAGATTACATTTAGCTGCTTTGGTTCCAGGGTTATTCTGCTTGCTGGCTTACAGAACTTTCCAAACTCTTATGCTATTTAAGAAACGTTTTGATGCATTCCATTTTTTCCGAGGTGAAATAGTATTACCGGCAGCTATTGGTTAAAATGGAAAGAATTGGATAAAAACAACATGCCCAAGAAGTGAAAACTTTTCAAAACACAGTTGTGAATTATTACTTTTAAGTCAAGATGTCAGGACATAGTTTGGCTGCTTACCACAGTTAAAGTGAATTTAATGATGCTTACAGCAATATGCTCAAACAATACATTCAACTCCTTCGCTAAGAATCACAGaagacagagaaagacaaataCACAGTTAACATGTATAATGGTGCTACATATTTGGAGTGTGCCTGTGCATGTTAAATCTAATCCgtggactttttttatttttattttgttttgttttgttttgcacacgAAGAATAGACTGCACACCTTGAACCcacttatataaaaaaaagggcCATAACAGCAGTCAAGCAACAAGCTTTGCATTCaagttgaaaaataaattactATTAATTCAAAATAGTTATTAAATAGAAGGTTTCCaggctgtttttctgtgtgtggctCTCATACCTCTTCCAGGTTGTCCCAGGACTCAGCTGCACTCTGATCAGGAGGGATTTCTGGAAGTTGCAGCTGAATTTGCCTTCCAGACACTGTCTGCTCGCACATATTGTCATCAGCATGGCAACTgctggacacacagctggacgGCTGAGCGCCGGGCGGTGTTGCTGGCGCCGGCCAAGGCGCCGGGTTGGAGTGCAAAAGCAAGAAGTCTCGTGCTGCGGCCGATGCCCGATCTCTGACTGGCTTGACGAGCGCTTCCAACGCGTCGGCGTCTTCGGCACGAACCCGCGTGCACAGCTTCTCCATCTCTCTGACGTTAGCTCTCAACTGCTGCAGGGAGACAGCAGAGAAACATTTTCAGTGAGGGACCCTACTACTGGGCTGCTTGACCTGATTTAAGGGACACGTTGACAGACGAGGGACAAGAAAACCTGTAGGAACATCAAGTACTCACTGCAGATACAGATGAGACGAGACACACGTCACACGACAAGTTAACAATTGCAATCATTAATTTATCCCGACTCAAAGAGACGGAACTActgtaaaatactttaaaaaaaagaatgaacaaaCAACTTTACACATAACTATTTAATCTCCAGGCAAAAATCCTTGTTAATATTAATTTGGCCGGTTGCCCCTTTTTGGAAACAAGTGCTCATGCTGACAGGTTAAGCATCCCAATAAACTGTTCAAGTggtgggaaatgtgtgtgtgtgtgtgtgtgtgtgtgtgtgtgtgtgcacgctttgGGGTTGTGGGCTTAATAAGGTTCTGATACGAGGCTGGGGACCATAAGGCCCTTCTTCCCACTGTGCCCTGAGGGTGACAGGAGGATTACATCCCAGCCATCAGCCCTTCAGGCCGCAGCCCGACCAGCGCTCAGGGGTCAACACGCTGCCGATAACACATTCGGCCAATTACACAACATGAATAAACATACATGCATACTCTCCTCCCTGTGTgcacaaaaaaactgaaaaacacacCAATTAACAGAGAAGACAGTCGGGGCAGGCAGCGGTCAGCCTGTAAATGAATCGTGAGCGTACGGCGCTCAAAGACAAGACATCTCCTGAGTAGTGCATATTCTATCTATGCTATGGAATAcaagcacacatgcacacacacatctaaagCAGAGTAGACTAACCCATTACTCTGGATTAACACCGTGAGGACATGGCAAAGCACTCTGTGGGTGTCCCTGGAGTTTGCAGGGTAATGGTGAGAGGATGGGTTGTGCC
This genomic stretch from Gasterosteus aculeatus chromosome 20, fGasAcu3.hap1.1, whole genome shotgun sequence harbors:
- the erp44 gene encoding endoplasmic reticulum resident protein 44 produces the protein MNLPALSPSLDIRFFAVALLVMGLSTPAPAEITSLDSGNIDDILNNAGVALVNFYADWCRFSQMLHPIFEESSNIVREEFPETKQVVFARVDCDQHSDIAQRYRITKYPTLKLFRNGMMMKREYRGQRSVAAIADFIRQQQVDPVKEINSMEEVKTLDRSKRNVIAFFEKRDSDNYHAFEKVANILRDDCTFLAAFGAVSEAERFSGDNVIYKPVGESVPDMVYLGSLSNFDLTYAWTQDKCVPLVREITFENGEELTEEGIPFLILFHVKEDTESLEKFQHEVARQLISEKGSINFLHADCEKFRHPLLHIQKTPADCPVIAIDSFRHMYVYPDFKDLNIPGKLRQFVLDLHSGKLHREFHHGPDPTDSTPGQEETGGELASSPPDSSFQKLAPSETRYTILSRDRDEL
- the stx17 gene encoding syntaxin-17; translated protein: MAEEGNKLTLRRLEAPIHKFIKVALPTDLERLQKHHNNIQKYQQSLQWDRLHLEHINASRTVQQLRANVREMEKLCTRVRAEDADALEALVKPVRDRASAAARDFLLLHSNPAPWPAPATPPGAQPSSCVSSSCHADDNMCEQTVSGRQIQLQLPEIPPDQSAAESWDNLEEDLKELSSLVTEFSLLVHSQQETIDSIEDNVNTAAANVEEGTKSLGKAVGYKLTVLPFAGALLGGVLGGPLGLLAGFKVAGVAAALGGGALGFAGGNIVQKHRKARVDLQMKQRSEPPPERNKDK